In Apteryx mantelli isolate bAptMan1 chromosome 16, bAptMan1.hap1, whole genome shotgun sequence, a single genomic region encodes these proteins:
- the HAGHL gene encoding hydroxyacylglutathione hydrolase-like protein isoform X1 yields MPCRAVLMGLPALTSLHLWLISAAGNYQEGRRGAESGADDPPPLGPRQGQRGAGEAAARPAGVRRRRAHRRPDAQGGPRRGAGVRGHPGAVPADARPHVGPRVLLHVGGRVAGRSGSLLGRRAAGGRLREALRGHRRADVRQPRRRPGRPAEGDGECRAAGGGARRWPPCRERAVHPWRLLSALQKVFCGHEYAVRNLKFALKVEPENEIVKQKLAWAKRRDDEDLPAVPSTLQEEFLYNPFLRVAEEPLRKFTGKTDPVEVLRTLCAEKDNFKKPKERPNPQAMLALEWGLLSPFLEKK; encoded by the exons atgccgtgccgtgccgtgctgatGGGTCTCCCTGCGCTGACTTCCTTGCACCTGTGgctcatttcagctgctggaaatTATCAGGAGGGAAGACGTGGTGCTGAGAGCGGTGCTGACGACCCACCACCACTG GGACCACGCCAGGGGCAACGAGGAGCTGGCGAAGCTGCGGCCCGGCCTGCGGGTGTACGGCGCCGACGAGCGCATCGGCGCCCTGACGCACAGGGTGGCCCACGGCGAGGAGCTGGCG TTCGGGGCCATCCGGGTGCGGTGCCTGCTGACGCCCGGCCACACGTCGGGCCACGCGTGCTACTTCATGTGGGAGGACGAGTCGCCGGACGCTCCGGCTCTCTTCTCGG GCGACGCGCTGCTGGTGGGCGGCTGCGGGAAGCTCTGCGAGGGCACCGCCGAGCAGATGTACGCCAGCCTCGCCGGCGTCCTGGGCGCCCTGCCGAAGGAGACGGTGAGTgccgggctgccggcggcggcgcgaggcGGTGGCCCCCGTGCCGGGAGCGGGCCGTGCATCCGTGGCGTCTCCTGTCGGCGTTGCAGAAGGTGTTCTGTGGCCACGAGTACGCTGTGCGCAACCTCAAGTTTGCCCTGAAAGTGGAGCCGGAGAACGAAATCGTGAAGCAGAAACTTGCCTGGGCCAAG CGCCGGGACGACGAGGACTTGCCCGCGGTGCCCTCCACGCTGCAGGAGGAGTTCCTCTACAACCCCTTCCTGCGCGTCGC GGAGGAGCCCTTGCGGAAGTTCACGGGCAAGACGGACCCGGTGGAGGTGCTGAGGACGCTCTGCGCCGAGAAGGATAACTTCAAGAAGCCCAAGGAGAGGCCGAATCCCCAGGCCATGCTCGCGCTCGAGTGGGGACTTCTCAGCCCCTTCCTGGAGAAGAAGTGA
- the FAHD1 gene encoding oxaloacetate tautomerase FAHD1, mitochondrial codes for MASSRPLARFWEWGRNIVCVGRNYAEHAKEMGSALPPEPLFFLKPSSAYVREGSPIVRPYYCSNLHHEVELGVVIGKRAQAVSQEAAMEHVAGYALCLDMTARDTQEECKKKGLPWTLAKGFSTSCPVSDFVPKDRIPDPHKLKIWLKVNGKLRQEGETSSMIFSIPYLISYISEIVTLEEGDLILTGSPKGVGSLQVNDEIEAGISDVLSMRFKVAQQTRRS; via the coding sequence ATGGCCTCCTCCAGGCCCCTGGCCCGCTTCTGGGAGTGGGGCAGAAACATCGTCTGCGTGGGGCGGAACTACGCGGAGCACGCCAAGGAGATGGGGAGCGCGCTGCCCCCCGAGCCCCTCTTCTTCCTCAAGCCTTCCTCGGCCTACGTGCGCGAAGGCTCGCCCATCGTGCGGCCGTACTACTGCAGCAACCTGCACCACGAAGTGGAGCTGGGGGTGGTGATCGGGAAGAGAGCCCAGGCTGTGTCCCAGGAGGCCGCCATGGAGCACGTGGCCGGCTATGCCCTGTGCTTGGACATGACCGCCAGGGACACGCAGGAAGAGTGCAAAAAGAAGGGTCTGCCCTGGACCTTGGCCAAGGGCTTCAGTACATCGTGTCCCGTCAGTGACTTCGTGCCCAAGGACAGGATCCCAGACCCTCACAAGCTGAAGATCTGGCTCAAGGTGAACGGAAAGCTGAGGCAGGAGGGGGAGACCTCCTCTATGATCTTCTCCATCCCCTACCTGATCAGCTACATCAGTGAAATTGTCACCCTGGAAGAAGGGGACTTGATTCTGACAGGGTCTCCCAAAGGAGTTGGGTCCCTGCAGGTGAATGATGAGATAGAGGCTGGGATAAGTGACGTCCTGTCCATGCGGTTTAAGGTGGCACAGCAAACACGTCGATCCTAA
- the HAGH gene encoding hydroxyacylglutathione hydrolase, mitochondrial isoform X2 yields the protein MKVELLPALTDNYMYLLIDEETKEAAIVDPVQPQKVLDAVKKHGVKLTTVLTTHHHWDHAGGNEKLVKMETGLRVYGGDSRVGALTQKVSHLTSLKVGSLNVKCLCTPCHTSGHICYYVTKPNSSEPPAVFTGDTLFVAGCGKFFEGTPEEMYRALIEILGSLEPETRVYCGHEYTINNLKFARHVEPNNVAIQEKLAWAKAKYDSGEPTIPSTIAEEFTYNPFMRVREKTVQQHAGETDPIRTMGAIRKEKDNFRVPKD from the exons ATGAAGGTGGAGTTGCTCCCAGCCCTCACAGACAACTACATGTACCTCCTCATCGATGAGGAGACGAAGGAGGCTGCTATAGTTGATCCTGTGCAGCCCCAGAAG GTTTTGGATGCAGTCAAAAAGCACGGCGTGAAGCTGACCACCGTCCTGACCACACACCATCACTG GGACCATGCTGGAGGAAATGAAAAGCTCGTGAAGATGGAGACGGGGTTGCGTGTTTATGGGGGAGACAGCAGGGTTGGAGCGCTAACACAGAAGGTGTCACACCTTACATCACTCAAG GTGGGATCTCTTAATGTGAAATGCCTCTGTACACCATGTCACACTTCTGGACACATCTGTTATTATGTGACTAAGCCAAATAGCTCCGAGCCACCTGCTGTTTTTACAG GTGACACGCTGTTTGTGGCTGGTTGTGGGAAGTTCTTCGAGGGAACTCCGGAGGAAATGTACAGAGCGCTGATTGAGATTTTGGGCAGCTTGGAACCTGAAACG AGAGTTTACTGTGGTCATGAATACACCATCAACAATCTCAAATTTGCGCGACATGTTGAGCCCAATAATGTTGCTATCCAAGAAAAGCTTGCTTGGGCCAAG GCAAAATACGACAGTGGTGAACCAACCATACCCTCCACAATTGCAGAGGAGTTTACATACAACCCCTTCATGCGAGTGAG GGAGAAGACAGTTCAGCAGCACGCTGGGGAGACTGACCCCATCCGAACGATGGGAGCCATCAGAAAAGAGAAGGATAACTTCCGGGTCCCGAAGGACTGA
- the HAGHL gene encoding hydroxyacylglutathione hydrolase-like protein isoform X2: MKVKVISVLEDNYMYLVIEEGTRDAVAVDAAVPKRLLEIIRREDVVLRAVLTTHHHWDHARGNEELAKLRPGLRVYGADERIGALTHRVAHGEELAFGAIRVRCLLTPGHTSGHACYFMWEDESPDAPALFSGDALLVGGCGKLCEGTAEQMYASLAGVLGALPKETKVFCGHEYAVRNLKFALKVEPENEIVKQKLAWAKRRDDEDLPAVPSTLQEEFLYNPFLRVAEEPLRKFTGKTDPVEVLRTLCAEKDNFKKPKERPNPQAMLALEWGLLSPFLEKK; this comes from the exons ATGAAGGTGAAGGTGATCTCCGTGCTGGAGGACAACTACATGTACCTGGTCATCGAGGAGGGCACGCGGGACGCCGTGGCCGTGGACGCCGCCGTGCCCAAGCGG ctgctggaaatTATCAGGAGGGAAGACGTGGTGCTGAGAGCGGTGCTGACGACCCACCACCACTG GGACCACGCCAGGGGCAACGAGGAGCTGGCGAAGCTGCGGCCCGGCCTGCGGGTGTACGGCGCCGACGAGCGCATCGGCGCCCTGACGCACAGGGTGGCCCACGGCGAGGAGCTGGCG TTCGGGGCCATCCGGGTGCGGTGCCTGCTGACGCCCGGCCACACGTCGGGCCACGCGTGCTACTTCATGTGGGAGGACGAGTCGCCGGACGCTCCGGCTCTCTTCTCGG GCGACGCGCTGCTGGTGGGCGGCTGCGGGAAGCTCTGCGAGGGCACCGCCGAGCAGATGTACGCCAGCCTCGCCGGCGTCCTGGGCGCCCTGCCGAAGGAGACG AAGGTGTTCTGTGGCCACGAGTACGCTGTGCGCAACCTCAAGTTTGCCCTGAAAGTGGAGCCGGAGAACGAAATCGTGAAGCAGAAACTTGCCTGGGCCAAG CGCCGGGACGACGAGGACTTGCCCGCGGTGCCCTCCACGCTGCAGGAGGAGTTCCTCTACAACCCCTTCCTGCGCGTCGC GGAGGAGCCCTTGCGGAAGTTCACGGGCAAGACGGACCCGGTGGAGGTGCTGAGGACGCTCTGCGCCGAGAAGGATAACTTCAAGAAGCCCAAGGAGAGGCCGAATCCCCAGGCCATGCTCGCGCTCGAGTGGGGACTTCTCAGCCCCTTCCTGGAGAAGAAGTGA
- the HAGH gene encoding hydroxyacylglutathione hydrolase, mitochondrial isoform X1, protein MLGGGWRSLGTALAALGTGALLRAGPAQLRAVFLHTEHEQRKSKTVAQVDMKVELLPALTDNYMYLLIDEETKEAAIVDPVQPQKVLDAVKKHGVKLTTVLTTHHHWDHAGGNEKLVKMETGLRVYGGDSRVGALTQKVSHLTSLKVGSLNVKCLCTPCHTSGHICYYVTKPNSSEPPAVFTGDTLFVAGCGKFFEGTPEEMYRALIEILGSLEPETRVYCGHEYTINNLKFARHVEPNNVAIQEKLAWAKAKYDSGEPTIPSTIAEEFTYNPFMRVREKTVQQHAGETDPIRTMGAIRKEKDNFRVPKD, encoded by the exons ATGCTCGGCGGGGGCTGGCGGAGCCTCGGCACCGCCCTGGCGGCCCTGGGAACCGGGGCCCTGCTCCGAGCCG GTCCAGCGCAGCTGCGAGCTGTCTTCCTGCACACGGAGCACGAGCAGAGGAAGTCGAAGACAGTTGCACAAGTCGACATGAAGGTGGAGTTGCTCCCAGCCCTCACAGACAACTACATGTACCTCCTCATCGATGAGGAGACGAAGGAGGCTGCTATAGTTGATCCTGTGCAGCCCCAGAAG GTTTTGGATGCAGTCAAAAAGCACGGCGTGAAGCTGACCACCGTCCTGACCACACACCATCACTG GGACCATGCTGGAGGAAATGAAAAGCTCGTGAAGATGGAGACGGGGTTGCGTGTTTATGGGGGAGACAGCAGGGTTGGAGCGCTAACACAGAAGGTGTCACACCTTACATCACTCAAG GTGGGATCTCTTAATGTGAAATGCCTCTGTACACCATGTCACACTTCTGGACACATCTGTTATTATGTGACTAAGCCAAATAGCTCCGAGCCACCTGCTGTTTTTACAG GTGACACGCTGTTTGTGGCTGGTTGTGGGAAGTTCTTCGAGGGAACTCCGGAGGAAATGTACAGAGCGCTGATTGAGATTTTGGGCAGCTTGGAACCTGAAACG AGAGTTTACTGTGGTCATGAATACACCATCAACAATCTCAAATTTGCGCGACATGTTGAGCCCAATAATGTTGCTATCCAAGAAAAGCTTGCTTGGGCCAAG GCAAAATACGACAGTGGTGAACCAACCATACCCTCCACAATTGCAGAGGAGTTTACATACAACCCCTTCATGCGAGTGAG GGAGAAGACAGTTCAGCAGCACGCTGGGGAGACTGACCCCATCCGAACGATGGGAGCCATCAGAAAAGAGAAGGATAACTTCCGGGTCCCGAAGGACTGA